In Bacillus sp. Cs-700, one genomic interval encodes:
- a CDS encoding basic amino acid ABC transporter substrate-binding protein encodes MFTKGLLITVLACLLAIMTACGQNESSSTSNSEGESEKKEKLIVGTDAAFAPFEYMDKGEIVGFDMDFLDAVMKEAGYEWEPKNIGWDPLFEAVRQGKEVDMAISGITINEDREKTFDFSNPYFESTHMVMFKEGTDIQTAKDIEGLTVGVQNGTTGQAAAEKIMGDKSSSIKKFENNVVAIMALKNNDVEAVVTDNTVVNEYVKNNPDDNFQTIEDPENFESEFYGLMFPKDSELKAEFDEAIKKVIESGEYAKIYEEWFGKEPNTDTLLEQVK; translated from the coding sequence ATGTTCACGAAAGGGTTATTGATTACGGTATTAGCGTGCTTGTTAGCGATTATGACGGCATGTGGTCAGAATGAAAGTAGTTCGACAAGCAATTCTGAAGGGGAAAGTGAGAAGAAAGAGAAGTTAATTGTTGGGACAGATGCTGCGTTTGCGCCATTCGAATACATGGATAAAGGCGAGATTGTTGGCTTTGATATGGACTTTCTTGATGCTGTGATGAAAGAAGCAGGTTATGAATGGGAACCAAAAAATATAGGTTGGGATCCGCTATTTGAAGCTGTGCGCCAGGGGAAAGAGGTAGACATGGCAATCTCAGGAATCACGATTAATGAAGACCGAGAAAAAACATTTGATTTCTCGAACCCATATTTTGAATCAACGCACATGGTGATGTTCAAAGAAGGAACAGATATTCAAACGGCAAAAGATATTGAAGGGCTGACAGTAGGTGTTCAAAACGGAACAACTGGACAAGCAGCAGCAGAAAAGATTATGGGAGATAAGAGCTCTAGTATTAAAAAATTTGAAAACAACGTTGTTGCCATTATGGCACTGAAAAACAACGATGTTGAAGCGGTAGTAACGGATAATACGGTCGTAAATGAATATGTGAAGAATAACCCGGATGATAATTTCCAAACAATCGAAGATCCTGAAAATTTTGAATCTGAATTCTATGGCTTGATGTTCCCTAAAGACAGTGAATTGAAAGCAGAATTCGATGAAGCGATTAAAAAAGTAATCGAAAGTGGAGAATACGCTAAGATTTATGAAGAGTGGTTTGGAAAAGAGCCCAATACAGATACGTTGCTTGAGCAAGTAAAATAA
- a CDS encoding amino acid ABC transporter permease, whose protein sequence is MGVFSFEIVREYLPFFLKGAMVTVGASLAGILIGSILGLFMGIGRISKSWWIRYPFIWYINAFRGTPLFVQILLIHFGLIPLIMESVNPLVSLIVTLSLNATAYIAEIFRAGIQSIDRGQMEAARSLGMTHVQAMRHVILPQAFKRMIPPLGNEFIVLLKDSSLGAIIAAPELMYWGRAAQGQYYRVWEPYLTVAIIYLILTLSLTYLLNYIERRLDTA, encoded by the coding sequence ATGGGCGTATTTTCATTTGAAATTGTTCGGGAGTATCTTCCTTTCTTTCTTAAGGGAGCTATGGTTACGGTTGGAGCTTCGTTAGCTGGGATACTAATTGGAAGCATCTTGGGGTTATTTATGGGGATTGGACGAATCTCAAAATCATGGTGGATTCGCTATCCATTTATCTGGTACATCAATGCTTTTAGAGGAACACCGTTATTCGTTCAAATTCTCCTCATTCATTTCGGCTTAATTCCGTTAATTATGGAATCCGTTAATCCACTTGTTTCTCTTATTGTTACATTATCCTTGAATGCCACCGCATATATTGCTGAAATATTTCGCGCAGGAATTCAATCTATCGATCGAGGCCAAATGGAAGCAGCAAGATCGCTTGGCATGACGCATGTTCAGGCCATGCGTCATGTGATTCTGCCACAAGCATTTAAGAGAATGATTCCTCCACTTGGCAATGAATTCATTGTGCTATTAAAGGACTCTTCTCTTGGAGCGATCATCGCAGCACCAGAATTAATGTACTGGGGTAGAGCCGCTCAAGGACAGTACTATCGCGTTTGGGAACCCTACTTAACTGTAGCAATCATATACTTAATCCTTACCCTTTCGTTGACGTATTTATTGAATTACATCGAAAGGAGATTGGATACAGCATGA
- a CDS encoding amino acid ABC transporter ATP-binding protein gives MIKVERLKKSFGDLEVLKEINVEIKPQEVVVVIGPSGSGKSTFLRCLNLLESITGGKVTIKDQDLTAKGTNINQVRTNVGMVFQQFNLFPHKTVLENIMMSPMKVRKWQRKQAEEKGLALLRKVGLYEKAHVYPDSLSGGQKQRVAIARALAMEPEIMLFDEPTSALDPEMVGEVLEVMKDLAKEGMTMVVVTHEMGFAKEVGDRVLFMDGGYIVEENVPIELFENPKEERTKAFLSKVL, from the coding sequence ATGATTAAAGTCGAACGGCTGAAGAAATCATTTGGTGATTTAGAAGTTTTGAAAGAAATTAATGTCGAAATTAAACCACAAGAAGTTGTCGTTGTGATTGGTCCATCTGGCTCGGGCAAATCTACTTTTCTAAGATGTTTAAATCTTTTAGAATCCATCACTGGTGGAAAAGTGACGATTAAGGATCAAGATTTAACAGCAAAGGGGACAAATATCAATCAAGTGCGGACGAATGTAGGAATGGTCTTTCAACAGTTCAATTTATTTCCTCACAAAACCGTTCTTGAAAACATCATGATGTCTCCCATGAAAGTGAGAAAGTGGCAGCGCAAGCAAGCTGAGGAAAAAGGCCTTGCTCTTCTTCGTAAGGTAGGTCTTTACGAAAAGGCGCATGTTTATCCTGACTCTTTATCTGGAGGGCAAAAGCAGCGTGTTGCCATTGCGAGAGCACTTGCGATGGAACCTGAAATAATGCTGTTTGATGAACCGACTTCAGCTTTGGATCCAGAAATGGTTGGAGAGGTGCTTGAAGTGATGAAGGATCTAGCCAAAGAGGGTATGACAATGGTCGTTGTGACGCACGAAATGGGATTCGCAAAAGAAGTAGGGGATCGCGTTTTGTTTATGGACGGGGGATACATCGTCGAAGAAAATGTGCCAATTGAACTATTTGAAAACCCTAAGGAAGAGAGAACGAAAGCCTTTTTGAGTAAAGTGCTTTAA